The following DNA comes from Pyxidicoccus trucidator.
CCCTCCTTGAGGCCCTTCTCCACCACGTAGGCCATGTCCCCCAGCGCGCCGAGGGTGATGGGACGGCGCTCCACCACCGTCTTCCCTTCCTTCTCCTGCACCACCAGCGCGAAGGGCTGCCCGCTCTGGCGCACCACCGCGAGCGCCGGAATCTGCAGCGCGTCCCGGACGGAGTAGACGATGCGTGCGCGCACCAGCTCGCTGGGCCGCAGGCCCACGGTGTTGCGGAAGGCGGCCTTCACCTCCACCAGCTGGGTGCGCGGGTCGGCCTGGGGCGCGACGAAGAAGACGCTGCTGGTGAGCAGCACCTTGCCCTGCGCGTCGAGGATTTCCAGCGCCGTGTCGGGCTTCATCGAGCGCGCGCGCGGCGAAGGCACCGAGACGCTCACTTCGAGCACGTCCGCCTGCGCCACGCTGGTCAGCTGCGTGGAGGCGCTGACGAAGTCGCCCACACGCACCAGCACGTCACCCACGGTGCCGGCGAAGGGCGCGCGCACCACGTTGAACTGCAGCTGCACCTGGCGCTGCGTCACCTGCGCGGCGGAGGAGCGCGAGGCGGCCTGGGCGGCCTCCACCTGCGCGCGGGCGCCCTCCAGCTCCTGTGCGCTCGCGAGGCCCTCCTTGTGCAGCGCCTCCGTGCGGGCCAGCGTGCGGCGCGACAGCTCCAGGTTCACCTGCGACGAGCTGAGCTGGGCCTGCGCGCTGTCGAGCGCGGCTGTCTCCTCCCGCGCGTCCACCTCCACCAGCGGCGCGCCTTCCGCCACCTGCTGGCCGGGGCGCGCGTGGATGCGGCGCACGTAGCCGGCCACC
Coding sequences within:
- a CDS encoding efflux RND transporter periplasmic adaptor subunit, producing the protein MRPLVVLAWSVVVMAGCAEKKTAPAAPPPREVEVVSLSPREVRDTGEYLGSLLSRQSVTVLPQVAGYVRRIHARPGQQVAEGAPLVEVDAREETAALDSAQAQLSSSQVNLELSRRTLARTEALHKEGLASAQELEGARAQVEAAQAASRSSAAQVTQRQVQLQFNVVRAPFAGTVGDVLVRVGDFVSASTQLTSVAQADVLEVSVSVPSPRARSMKPDTALEILDAQGKVLLTSSVFFVAPQADPRTQLVEVKAAFRNTVGLRPSELVRARIVYSVRDALQIPALAVVRQSGQPFALVVQEKEGKTVVERRPITLGALGDMAYVVEKGLKEGDLVAVSSMQALRDGMAVKVKATPPTPRAEALTNAPAGSGASVGSRR